The Methylocystis sp. ATCC 49242 region ATCGCGGGTCTGACGGTCGCCATTGTCGCGCTGCCGTTGTCGATGGCGATCGCGATCGCTTCCGGCGCGAGCCCCGCGCAAGGGCTTTTCACGGCGATCGTGGGCGGTTTTCTCGTTTCCGCGCTCGGCGGATCGCGTTTTCAGATCGGCGGGCCCGCCGGCGCCTTTATCGTTCTGGTGGCGACGACCGTCGCTACGCATGGAATGGACGGCCTGATCCTCGCGACATTCCTCTCCGGCGTGATCATGGCCGCAATCGGGTTCCTGCGGCTAGGAACCTTCATCAAATTCATCCCGTTTCCGGTCACGGTCGGCTTCACCGCCGGCATCGCTGTCATCATTTTCGCCAGCCAGATCAGGGAACTCCTTGGGCTAACGCTTCCTGCGGGCGGAGAGCCCGGGGAACTCCTCGAAAAACTGCCCGTGCTGTGGTCGGCGCTTCCGACGCTCACGCCTGCCGCAATGGGACTTTCGTTTGCGACGGTCGCGGTCATCGTCGGCCTCAAGCAGGTGCGCCCCCATTGGCCGGGAATGCTCATCGCCGTCGTTGCGACTGCGGCGGTCACGGCGGCCCTCGGGCTTCCGGTGACGACGATCGGCTCGAAATTCGGCGGCATCCCCAATGTTCTGCCCGCGCCGAGCCTGCCTGATTTCTCCATCGAAAAAATTCGGGCGGTTTTTCCGGCGGCGGTTTCCTTCGCGCTGCTGGGCTCCATCGAGTCGCTTCTCTCGGCGGTCGTTGCGGACGGCATGACCGGCCGGCGTCATCGGTCGAATTGTGAACTGGTCGCGGAGGGCGCGGCGAACATCGGCGCCGCGCTTTTCGGGGGATTCTGCGTGACCGGCACGATCGCGAGAACGGCGACCAATGTTCGCGCCGGCGCGCATGGTCCAGTCGCGGGCATACTGCATGCGGTTTTCCTGCTCCTTTTCATGCTGCTTGCCGCGCCACTCGCCTCTTTCATTCCTCTGGCGGCGCTCGCGGGAGTGCTCGCAATCGTCGCGTGGAACATGATCGAGCGGCCCGCCATTGCGGTCCTGCTGAGATCGGGCTGGGGTGACGCCGCCGTTCTGGCCGCGACCTTCTTCCTCACCATCTTCCGCGACCTGACGGAGGCCATCACCGTCGGCTTCGCTCTGGGTTCTGTTCTGTTCATTCACAGAATGTCGCAGGCGACCGAGGTCGAAACCCATATGCCCTACGTCGGCGAGGACGCGCCGGACGACGAGGCGGGTTACGACGAGGCCCGCTCGGCGGATCCCGAAGTCGTCATCTACCGGATCACCGGCGCGTTCTTCTTCGGCGCGGCGGCGTCGATCGGCTCCGTGCTGGATCGAATCTCCGATACGCACCGGGGGCTGATAATCGATTTTTCGGCGGTGCCTTTCCTCGATTCGACCGGCGGCAATGTCATGGAAGGGCTTGCGCACAAGACGCATCACAGGGGTGTGGAGCTTTTCATATCGGGCGCCAATGCGGATATTCGGCGCGCGCTGCTCGCCCATGGCGTGCGTCCGCCGCAGGTGCATTTCGCCGCCACGATCGACGACGCCATGGCCCAATACAACGAAATCTGGCCGAGCCATGCCGCAAGGGCAGGGACTGTAGCGGAGCCGGCGTAGAGCGCCGGCGCCGCACGGGCTGACAAATCCGCCGCGAGGCGCCAAACAGGCGGCGGGAGAAATCACATGACCGACACGAAACGCGACGCCGTCATCGGCGTCGTCACCGCCTCCGACCGGGCCAGCGCCGGCGTCTACAAGGACGAGAGCGGCCCGGCGATCGAGGCCTATCTTTCCTCCGTGCTCACGACGCCGTTCCGCATCGAGCGGCGCGTTATTCCCGATGGTTTCGAGAGCGTGCGCGACACGCTGATCGACCTGGCCGACAATGTCGGCTGCGATCTCGTCGTCACCACCGGCGGCACGGGGCCGAGCCCGCGCGACCTGACGCCCGAGGCCACGCTCGCCGCCTGTCCGCGCGAACTGCCAGGTTTCGGGGAACTCATGCGCAGCGTCTCGCTGGCCCAGACGCCGACCGCGATCCTGTCGCGCCAGCTGGCGGCGCACAGAGGCAAATGCCTCGTCATCAATCTGCCGGGCAAGCCGGCGGCGATAGAGCTTTGCCTTGACGCCGTCATGCCGGCGGTGCCCTATTGCCTCGATCTCATCGGCGCCGCCTATATCGAGACCGATCCGGCGCGCGTGAAAGCCTTCCGCCCCAAGCCGAAATAACTACCCGTTCGGGTGGGTTTCCATCGCCCAAGGCGACAATCCGCCCGCTTCTCATCCTGCCCCGCCGCCTGTATAGGGAGAGCGCGTTTGAGGGGACGAGTCGTCGCAAACGCGTCTCGAATTGCGGGCGGGGGCTTCCAAAGATGAACGATTTGCGTCTGGTCGTTGTGGGCGCCGCGGGCCGTATGGGCCGTATGCTAACGCAGGTCATCCCCGATACTCTGGGCGTCCGCCTCGTCGCGGCGCTCGAGGCCGAAGGCGCAGCGACAATCGGCGCCGACAGCGGCGCCGCCTTCGGCCAGGGGCCGAATGGCGTTCCGGTGACCAGCGATGTCGCCGCAGCTCTCGCCGGGGCCGACGCCGTCGTCGATTTTTCCTGTCCCGCCGCCACTGTCGCCATGGCGAAGGCCGCGGCCGGGGCGGGCGTCGCCCATGTCATCGGCACGACCGGACTGTCGGCGGAAGACCTCGACGCTATCGCCGCGGCGGCGCGGGAGACGGCGGTCGTGCGCTCCGGCAACATGAGCCTCGGCGTCAATCTGCTCGCTGTTCTCGTGGAGCGCGCGGCGCAGGCGCTCGGGCCGGCATGGGACGCGGAAATCGTCGAGATGCATCATCGGCTGAAGGTCGACGCTCCGTCGGGCACGGCGCTGCTGCTCGGCGAGGCTTTGGCGCGGGGCAGGGGGATCGACCTTTCCGAACACAGCGCGCGCGGCCGCGACGGCATGACGGGCGCGCGCAAGGGCGGCGACATCGGCTTCGCGAGCCTGCGCGGCGGAACGGTCATCGGCGATCATACAGTGTATTTCGCCGGGGCCGGCGAGCGCATCGAGCTGTCGCATCGGGCCGAGGACCGCGGCATCTTCGCCCGCGGCGCGCTGGCGGCCGCGCTCTGGACGCGCGGCAAGGCGCCGGGGCTCTACTCCATGGCCGACGTGCTGGGCCTTTCCGGCCACTGACCTTCACGAGACCCCAATGAGCATGCATCGCACACTCGTCCTCGTCCGGCATGGCCAGAGCGAATGGAACGCCAAGAACCTTTTCACGGGCTGGAAGAATCCCGACCTGACGCCGCTCGGGATAGAGGAAGCGCGTCGCGCGGGGCAGGAGCTCAAGAAGCTCGACCTGCTGTTCAGCATTGGCTTTACTTCGGCGTTGATCCGCGCGCAGCACACGCTGGAGCTGATCTTCGAGGAGCTGGGTCAGTCCGGCGTGCCGACCGTTAAGGACCGCGCGCTGAACGAACGTCATTACGGCGATCTTTCTGGCCTCAACAAGGACGAGGCGCGCGAGAAATGGGGCGAGGAGCAGGTGCATCTCTGGCGGCGCTCCTATGACGTGCCGCCGCCCGGCGGCGAAAGCCTGAAGGACACGGTGGCGCGCGTTCTGCCTTTCTATTGCCAGCGCATTCTGCCGCCGGTGATGCGCGGCGAGCGCGTGCTGGTCGCGGCGCATGGCAATTCATTGCGCGCGCTCGCGATGGTGCTCGACCAGCTGACGCCCGAGAGCGTGACGAAGCTGGAGCTCGCGACAGGCGTGCCGATCATATACCGGCTCAACGCCGACTCGACCGTGGCGTCGAAGACGGTGCTGGAGCATTGAAAATTCTGCAGCGACGCCTCGAGGAGGCGCCGTTGCAGCGTGTCATGATCGCAACACTGCCCGATATTCGTTTTATTGCGTTTCTTTGCAGGTTGCGCGGCCGCCGCGAATCCTAACAAATTGTATACAATGTTTCTCGTTTTCGATTTTATTGCAGAGGGCGTTTCACATGCGCGATTCAAAGTCGCATCCATTCAAGTTCATCGCTTGTATAGCCGCGATCAGCGTCATGGCGTCGGGTCTTGCCGGATGCATTGTTCCGGAGGCGGGCGCGCTGCTCGGTCACGAACGGAAAAAGCGAATACTTTATGACGTCATCCGCGGCGTTCAGTGCGAAATACGCAGGGCGGTAAGAGTTCAGCTCTTCGGCGACGGCCGGACGCGGGTCGGCGACCGGTTTGGAGAGAACGGCAAGAGAAAACTCCAATGGTTCGAGAAATGGAACTCCCTGATTACGCTCACATTGCGTATTGACGACAGTATAGAGTTCAATCCCGGCGTCTCGATCAAGACACCGAACATGGTAAATAATTATGTCGGGATAAACGACTTTTGGGACCCCGTGCGCGTTGTCAGTCAGGATTACAGCTTCGGATTCGGCGGCGGAATCAAATATGACACCAGCCGGGAAGACATCGTGACATTCGCCTATCCCTTCAGCCAGTTCGTCGACGAGGAAGACGAAGACCTCAATAAGCCCTGCTACACTATCGGCGGGATCACGATTGAAGCGGACCTGAAGATAGACGATTGGCTCGACGATGTTCTGGAGCCGATAAAGAAATGCGCGTTCCTTGGCCGAGCCGCGCGCGAGCAAGAAACTTCCCTGCCGTTTTCCACCGAAACGATAGCGGCCGACCCTCGCTGCCGTAATACGGAGTTTCCCACCGATCCGATAACGGCGATTACGCATGAAATCGACTTTATCCTTTCCTTCAACGCCAACGCGACGCCGACATGGAATCTCGTGCGCGTATCGACGACGAGTGGAAAGCTGTTCGCCGCCAGCAGAACGGACACCAGTCGCCTGCTGATCTCCTTTGGTCCTCCGAAGGACGGCGTCAGCGGGCTTGCCAAAGTCGGCGCGTCGAGGGCGGGGAAAATGGCGGCTTCCGGCCGGTTGGCGAGCACGATCTCGCCCGAGATGATGTATCTGCACAACGCGATCGTCACCGGCAACGCCGTGAGCGATTCCCTGAGGCGCTGACGGTTCCGCCGCGATCCTCTTCGAATCCGCGGCGCGAAGGCGTATGAAGCGGTCAATGATGACCCTCGTCAAAACTTGGCGCTGATGCCCGAAATCGCTCCCGGCGCGTTCCATTATCCCGGCTTTCTCGATGGCCGGGCGCAGGAGGCCCTTGCGCGGGAGATCGCGGAGGTCATCGCGCAGGCGCCGCTCTTCGTGTCGCTAATGCCGAAGAGCGGCCTGCCGATGTCGGTGCGCATGACCAATTGCGGGCCGCTCGGCTGGATGAGCGACAAGGACAAGGGCTATCGCTACGAGCCGCGCCATCCCGAGACGAGCGAGCCCTGGCCCCCGATGCCGCAAATGCTGCTCGATACTTGGGACGCGTTGACGGGCTATCCGAAGCCGCCCGAGGCCTGCCTCGTCAACGTCTATTCGGACGACGCGAAAATGGGTCTGCATCAGGACCGCGACGAAGCGGACTTCGACGCGCCGATACTCTCCCTGTCGCTCGGCGCCGATTGCCGCTTCCGGCTGAGCGGTCCGCGCCGGGCCGACAAGTCGATCGCCTTCGTGCTTGCCGCCGGCGACGCGCTCGTTCTCTCCGGCCCGTCACGCCGCTCTTTTCATGGCGTCGACCGCATCCTGCCGACTGTCCACGCCGAATTGCCGGCGCCGCTCGCAGGGGTGGGCGCGCGGGTCAACCTCACTTTGCGTCGTGTTACATGAGCGCCGACCGCGGATCGCGGTTCAGCTTCGGTTCACTGCGCACGGGATAATCTCCCAACCGTTCGAGAGTCGGGGTCTGGCGTATTGTCTCGGGGCGCACCTTCGTTGTAGTTTCGAAGTCGTCTAAAGAGCGCCACAGAGGCGCCAACTTTTGGCCAGGCGCGTTTCAAGAAAAGGGCGGACGCTGAAGTGGACGCCGAGATGAGGAAAGGAACAAGGATGAAGACGATTTCCCTGCTGACGTTCGCTGCGAGCGTCGCTTTCGCCGCTTCCGCCGGCCAGGCTTTCGCTGGCGGCGACGCCGCGGCGGGCGAGAAGGTCTTCGCCAAGTGCAAAGCCTGCCATCAGGTTGGCGAAGGCGCCAAGAACGCCGTCGCGCCGCAGCTCAACGGCATCGACGGCCGCAAGGCTGGCTCGGTTGAGGGCTACAACTATTCCGAGCCGATGAAGGCCTCCGGCATCGCGTGGGACGAGGCGTCCTTCAAGGAGTTCATCAAGAACCCGAAGGCCAAGGTCCCCGGCACGAAGATGATCTTCCAGGGTCTCGCTTCCGACGGCGACCAGGAGAACGTCTGGGCCTACATCGCCCAGTTCGGCGCCGACGGAAAGAAGAAGTAAGAATCAGGATCTTTCGCGATCCAGAGAAGCGGCCCTCCGGGGCCGTTTTTTTTTGGCGCGCCGCCAGCGCTGTATCGAATTTGCCACAGTCAAGAACAATTACTTTTGTAGGCAATGAAACAATTCCAACAAAGGCGTTTTGACTGCTTTGCGCCAATAGACGGCATCTTTTTACAAGACTTCCAACATCAGCTGGCGCGCGTTGACGGAAATCATATCCTAAGAATACTTGAGAAACAGACCGCAGCTTGAGTCCTGTCACGACTCTTGCGCCAGTTGTTCCTTTGGAGCCCGCCATGACGCCTGTTTCCTTGCCCGCGAAGCGTATTCGTCGCCCCTTGGTCAGCCTCTGCGCGCTCAGCGCCGCATTGGCGATTTATAACGACGCTGCGCGGGCCCAACAGGTTTTGCCCGGTATCGACGTCGGCGGACGCCGTCAGGTTTCAAGGTCGGGAACGCCGCGCGCGGCGGCGCCCAGAACTTCGGCTCCCGCAGTCGCCGCTTCCTCCGGGCCTGCGGTTCCCGGTCCCGCCTCGGGCCCGGCTCCCTTCGTGCCGCCAGGCCAGCATATCTGGCGCGGGCCGACCGGCGTCGTCGGCTATCTGGCGCGCGGCACCTCGACCGCGACCAAGACCGACACGCCGATCATGGACATTCCGCAGTCCATCACGATCATCACGCAGCAGCAGCTTCAGGACCGCAACAGCCTGACGCTGAATCAGGCGCTGACCTATGTGCCGGGCGTGACCGTTGCGCAGGGCGAGGGCCAGCGCGACCAGATCACCATTCGCGGACAACCGACCACCGCCGACTTCTACACGGACGGCGTGCGCGACGACGCGGAATATTATCGCGACCTCTACAACATGCAGGCCGTCGAGGTCCTCAAGGGTCCGAGCGCGCTGATCTTCGGCCGCGGCGGCGGCGGCGGCGTCGTCAACCGCGTGACGAAGAAGGCTGATGGCGAGACGCTGCGCAACGTGCAGGTGAGCACGGGCAGCTTCGGCCGCAAGCGCGTGACCGTGGATGTGGGTCAGGCCATTTCAGACACGCTGGCCTTCCGCATCAATGGGCTCTACGAGCAGTCATACAGCTACCGCAACTTCTTCGACATGCAGCGGTACGGAATCAATCCGACCTTCACCTGGAAGCCGCTCGACAAGACCTTCGTGACGCTCAGCTACGAGCATTACCACGACGACCGTTTCCTCGACCGCGGCATTCCTTCAGCGAATTTCAATCAGGCGCAGCCGATTCTGGATATCCAGAAACTCGGCTTCACCAACATCTTCCAGGGATATCCGGCTCCGACGAACAGCTGGACCTTCTTCGGCAATCCCGACGCCAATTACGCCAAGGTCGACGTTGATCGCGCTGCCCTCATGCTCGACCACACCACGGATTTCGGCGTCAACATCAAGAACCAGACAGTCTTCGCGAATTACGCGAAGTTCTATCAGAACACCTTCGCCAACTCTGCTGTCCAGTTCACGGGCGGCGGCTGCGGCGGAACGGTTCCGCCCTGCGTGAACATCTCGGGTTACAACAACGAAACGCCGCGGCAGAACATCTTCAATCAGACCGACATTACTTATAAATTCCAGATGACCCCGGAGATCCGGCACACATTCCTTGCGGGCATGGAGTTCGGCAACCAGAAGTCCGACTCGAACCGCAACAATGCGCGGTTCAACAACTTCTTCACTGGCTCCAGCTCGATCAACACTTTCTATGGCTTCCCGACGATCTGGAATCCGGTTGTCTTCAACAATCCCAAGTTCCGCCGTCACACGGATCTCGATCTCGCGGCCGGCTACGTGCAGGACCAGATCGCGGTCACGAAATATTTCGACGTGATCGCCGGCGTTCGCTACGACAGCTTCAATCTCAAATTCGTCAACAATCTTCCGAACGCCAAGCCGACCTTCGACAACTACTGGGGCCAGACGATTTACAGCAACAGCAATCGCTGGTCGCCGCGCTTTGGTCTGGTGTTCAAGCCCTTCGAGCAGCTCTCGCTTTACGGCAGCTACTCGCGCTCGTTCCTGCCCGCCTCCGGCGATCAGTTCACCACGATATCTGTCTCCTCGTCGACGTTGCAGCCGCAGGGCTTTGAAAATATCGAAGCGGGCTTCAAGGCCGAGATCACGCCGCGACTGCTGTTCACGGGCGCGATCTACCAGCTCAACCGCACCAACCAGCCGATCAACATCAACGCCTTCTACAATGTGCTCACCAACACGCAGACCAACGGCGGCGAACTGGCGCTCGTCGGCTATGTGACGGACCAGTGGGAGGTGTCGGTCGGCTACGGCAATCAGGGCGCCTATGTCACGAGTTCCGACAGAAATGCGGTCCTATCTCAAATCATCACCGGCAGCAGCAGCGCGCCGTTCTTTACCGAAAAGGGCAAGGTCGTTCCGTCGGTTCCCAAGAACACTTTCACCTTCTGGAACAAATACGACGTGTCCTCGATCTTCGGCCTCAATCCGGGCATGCTCGGACTTGGCGGCGGCATGATCTACAACGACAAGTTCTATGCGTCGCTGGACAACGCCGTGATCATCCCGGGCTACGCCCGCTTCGACGGCGCCGTCTATGTGAAGATCAACGAGAATATTTCCGGACAGGTGAATATCGAAAATATTCTCGGCGCGAACTACTACGCCTCGGCGCACAACAACAACAACATCATGCCCGGCGCGCCGCGGTCGGCCTTCGTGACGATCAACGCGAAGTTCTAGGAAGCGCGCATGATGCTGGTTGAACCCTCAACGGGTTCTCCAGCATCTCGCGCCACCAGGAGAGCGGCGCTGGCGTCTCGCTTCCCGTCTTGGGATGGACTATAGGAGCGGCGTCAGTCACATCCGTAAACGCGGAGCAGGCGAGGCGATCGGCCTCCCGCGCCGCGCGACGGCTACAAGAGCGCCATGACCCGCCGACCCGACGAAGTATCATCCGACCTCATGCAGCCCCTCGAGACGCTGCCGGTGTTCTATCCGCTTGCCGGCAAGCGGGTCATCGTCATCGGCGGCGGGGAGGGGGCCGCCTGGAAGGTCGATCTCGCCGCCGCCACCGGGGCGCAGGTCGACGTATTTGCGCTGGAGCCATGCGAAAAACTGCGTGAGATCGCCGCCGGACGGGACAATGTCGCATTGCATGCGCGACCGGCCGAAGCCGCCGATTTTACCGGCGTGGCTCTCGCTTTCGGCTCGACCTTCGACGACGCCGAGGCGGAGGCCGCCCGCGCCGCGGCGACTGCGGCTGGCGTGCCGCTGAATCTGGCCGACCGGCCGTCGATGAGCGATTTCATCATGGGCGCCATCGTCAACCGCTCGCCCCTCGTGATTGGGGTTTCGACCGGCGGCGCGTCGCCCGTATTCGCGCAGGCCGTTCGCGGGCGGATCGAGTCGCTCGTGCCGGCGACTTTCGCCGCCTGGGCGAAGGCGGCGCAGGCGTGGCGCCCGCAGGTGCTGGCCTCGGGCCTGGACTTTCTCGCGCGGCGGGACTTCTGGCGTCGCTTCACGCGCCTCGCTTTCCGCGACATCGAGCGGGCGCCGACCGACCACGACCGCGACGCCCTGCTGGCCGAGGCGCGCGCTGCCGGCGACGACGCCGCGCGGGGCCGCGTGACTCTCGTCGGTGCGGGGCCGGGCGATCCCGAACTGGTCACGCTCAAGGGCATGCGAGCGCTGGCGGGCGCAGACGTCGTCCTTTTCGACGATCTCGTGCCGGCGAGCATTCTCGATTTTGCCCGCCGCGAGGCGACGCGCATCAACGTGGGCAAGCGGGGCTATGCCCCATCGGTGCGACAGGAGGAGATCACTTCCCTCCTCGTCGAGCTGGCCCGCGCGGGCAAGAATGTCGTGCGACTGAAGGGCGGCGACCCGTTGATATTCGGCCGCGCCAATGAGGAAATCGCCGCGCTGCGCGAGGCGGGTTTCACCATCGAGATCGTGCCGGGCGTCACGGCCGCCTGCGCCGGGGCCGCAGCTCTTGGGGCGTCGCTGACGAGCCGCGAGACCGCCCGCCGCGTGCAGTTCATCACCGCTCATACAAAGGACGGCGAATTCCCCGAGGATTTCGACTGGGGCGCGCTCGCCGACAAGCGCGCCACGACGGCGGTCTATATGGGCAATCGCACATTGCCCACCCTCTCGCGAAGGCTTCTGCAGGAAGGCATGGCGCATGACACGCCGGCCTTTGTGATCGAGCGGGCCTCGACGCCCGACGAGCGGATCATCAAGGGCACGATCGCCGATCTTCCGGAGAAGGTTGCGGGAGAGTCGCTCGTCGGGCCGGTGATGGTGCTGATCGGTTGGGCTTTGGTGGAAAACTAATTCGGTTCTAGTGTGGCGCCTGGCTTTTATCAGGCGGAGCGCGGGATGCCGATTTCGAGACGCGATATATTGCTGTCGTCAGGCTTTGGCTTGCTGGCGCCGGGCTTTGCCCATGCGCGCGTCAGACCGACGGCGCCGCGTGACGCCGTCGAACGTCATCTTCCCGCTCTCGATCGTCTCGTCGCCGACACGATGAAAAAGACCGGCGTCCCCGGAATGTCCGTCGCGGTCGTCAGTCATAATCGCGTCGTTTATCTCAAGGGCTTCGGCGTGCGGCGGGCAGGGAGCCCGGAGCCAGTCGACGCCGACACGGTCTTTGCGCTGGCGTCGCTCTCCAAGCCGCTGGCGACGACGGTCGTCGCCGGACTCGTGGGCGACGGCGTCGTGTCGTGGGACGACAAGATCGTGCGGCATGATCCGGGTTTCGCGATGAGCGATGCTTGGGTGACGCGCGAAATCACGCTGCGGGACATGTTCTGCCATCGCAGCGGCCTGCCGGACCACGCCGGCGACCTGCTGGAAGACATCGGCTATGATCGCGGCGAAATCCTGCATCGTCTGAGATTTGTCAAACCGGCGGGAGCTTTTCGCGCGTCCTACGCCTACAACAATTTCGGGTTTACGGCGGCGGCGGTGGCCGCGGCCAGGGCGACAGGGAAATCGTGGGAGGAGCTTTCCGCCGAGCGCCTGTATCGCCCTCTCGGCATGTCCAGCACGAGTTCGCGTCATGCGGATTTTACCGCGCGCGCAAACAGGGCTTTTGGCCATGTTCGCAGGAATGGCGCATGGGTCGTTGGCGAGCAACGCAATCCCGACGCGCAATCGCCGGCGGGCGGCGTGAGTTCATCGGCCCGCGACATGGCTGCCTGGCTTCGGCTGCAACTTGGCCGGGGAGTCGTCGAGGGGCGTGAGATCGTGAAGGCAGGGGCGCTCGACGCAAGCCATCGTCCGCAGGTCGTCAGCAAGCCGGCGGCGGATCCGATGACGACCGCTCCGGGATTTTACGGGCTCGGTTGGGACATCGGTTATAACGAACATCCGTTAGTACGGTGGGGTCATTCCGGCGCTTTTGCGCTCGGCGCCGCGACCTGCGTCAGCGTCTCGCCCTCGGAAAAGCTCGGCATCGTGGTGCTGAGCAACTCCTCGCCCGTTGGCGCGCCCGAGGCGATTTGCCGGAGCTTCTTCAATCTGGTCTTTGCGGGGAAGGTTGAAAGGGACTGGCTGACGCTCTTTGGCGGCGTCTTCGCGAAGATGATGCAGCCTGCGTATGGCCGCGACGCCGATTATGCAAAGCCGCCCATCGGCGCCGCGCCGCCCGCCGCGCTGTCGGCCTATCTCGGAAAATACAACAACGACCTCTATGGGCCGATCGCCATTACGCAAGACGTAAACGATCTCGCTGTCAGGATCGGACCACGACTTATGCCTTACGTTATGCGTCATTATGATAGGAACATCTTTACATTCCAACCTCCCGGCGAGAACGCCGGCGGCCCCAGCGCTGTGAGATTTACGCTGGACGGAAGTGATAAAGCGACGTCCGTGACGATCGATTATTTCAATGAAGACGGTCAGGGCGTTTTCGTGCGCGCCTAAACCTGTCGCAACAGCGCGAGCAGCCGCTCTTCATTTGGCTTTTGCGCGACCCGAGGCTCGAGCGCGATGGCTCGAAGCGGCGTGGCGACGTCATCCGACAGAGCGAGATGCGTGACGCCCCCGAGGCGGGGCGTCAGCCCGACCGCTTCGGCGAGCGCGAGGAAAATTTCGACGCTGCGGCGTGAATAGTGCA contains the following coding sequences:
- a CDS encoding TonB-dependent siderophore receptor — encoded protein: MTPVSLPAKRIRRPLVSLCALSAALAIYNDAARAQQVLPGIDVGGRRQVSRSGTPRAAAPRTSAPAVAASSGPAVPGPASGPAPFVPPGQHIWRGPTGVVGYLARGTSTATKTDTPIMDIPQSITIITQQQLQDRNSLTLNQALTYVPGVTVAQGEGQRDQITIRGQPTTADFYTDGVRDDAEYYRDLYNMQAVEVLKGPSALIFGRGGGGGVVNRVTKKADGETLRNVQVSTGSFGRKRVTVDVGQAISDTLAFRINGLYEQSYSYRNFFDMQRYGINPTFTWKPLDKTFVTLSYEHYHDDRFLDRGIPSANFNQAQPILDIQKLGFTNIFQGYPAPTNSWTFFGNPDANYAKVDVDRAALMLDHTTDFGVNIKNQTVFANYAKFYQNTFANSAVQFTGGGCGGTVPPCVNISGYNNETPRQNIFNQTDITYKFQMTPEIRHTFLAGMEFGNQKSDSNRNNARFNNFFTGSSSINTFYGFPTIWNPVVFNNPKFRRHTDLDLAAGYVQDQIAVTKYFDVIAGVRYDSFNLKFVNNLPNAKPTFDNYWGQTIYSNSNRWSPRFGLVFKPFEQLSLYGSYSRSFLPASGDQFTTISVSSSTLQPQGFENIEAGFKAEITPRLLFTGAIYQLNRTNQPININAFYNVLTNTQTNGGELALVGYVTDQWEVSVGYGNQGAYVTSSDRNAVLSQIITGSSSAPFFTEKGKVVPSVPKNTFTFWNKYDVSSIFGLNPGMLGLGGGMIYNDKFYASLDNAVIIPGYARFDGAVYVKINENISGQVNIENILGANYYASAHNNNNIMPGAPRSAFVTINAKF
- the mog gene encoding molybdopterin adenylyltransferase, with product MTDTKRDAVIGVVTASDRASAGVYKDESGPAIEAYLSSVLTTPFRIERRVIPDGFESVRDTLIDLADNVGCDLVVTTGGTGPSPRDLTPEATLAACPRELPGFGELMRSVSLAQTPTAILSRQLAAHRGKCLVINLPGKPAAIELCLDAVMPAVPYCLDLIGAAYIETDPARVKAFRPKPK
- the dapB gene encoding 4-hydroxy-tetrahydrodipicolinate reductase, coding for MNDLRLVVVGAAGRMGRMLTQVIPDTLGVRLVAALEAEGAATIGADSGAAFGQGPNGVPVTSDVAAALAGADAVVDFSCPAATVAMAKAAAGAGVAHVIGTTGLSAEDLDAIAAAARETAVVRSGNMSLGVNLLAVLVERAAQALGPAWDAEIVEMHHRLKVDAPSGTALLLGEALARGRGIDLSEHSARGRDGMTGARKGGDIGFASLRGGTVIGDHTVYFAGAGERIELSHRAEDRGIFARGALAAALWTRGKAPGLYSMADVLGLSGH
- a CDS encoding 2,3-bisphosphoglycerate-dependent phosphoglycerate mutase, encoding MSMHRTLVLVRHGQSEWNAKNLFTGWKNPDLTPLGIEEARRAGQELKKLDLLFSIGFTSALIRAQHTLELIFEELGQSGVPTVKDRALNERHYGDLSGLNKDEAREKWGEEQVHLWRRSYDVPPPGGESLKDTVARVLPFYCQRILPPVMRGERVLVAAHGNSLRALAMVLDQLTPESVTKLELATGVPIIYRLNADSTVASKTVLEH
- a CDS encoding alpha-ketoglutarate-dependent dioxygenase AlkB; protein product: MPEIAPGAFHYPGFLDGRAQEALAREIAEVIAQAPLFVSLMPKSGLPMSVRMTNCGPLGWMSDKDKGYRYEPRHPETSEPWPPMPQMLLDTWDALTGYPKPPEACLVNVYSDDAKMGLHQDRDEADFDAPILSLSLGADCRFRLSGPRRADKSIAFVLAAGDALVLSGPSRRSFHGVDRILPTVHAELPAPLAGVGARVNLTLRRVT
- the cysG gene encoding siroheme synthase CysG, whose product is MTRRPDEVSSDLMQPLETLPVFYPLAGKRVIVIGGGEGAAWKVDLAAATGAQVDVFALEPCEKLREIAAGRDNVALHARPAEAADFTGVALAFGSTFDDAEAEAARAAATAAGVPLNLADRPSMSDFIMGAIVNRSPLVIGVSTGGASPVFAQAVRGRIESLVPATFAAWAKAAQAWRPQVLASGLDFLARRDFWRRFTRLAFRDIERAPTDHDRDALLAEARAAGDDAARGRVTLVGAGPGDPELVTLKGMRALAGADVVLFDDLVPASILDFARREATRINVGKRGYAPSVRQEEITSLLVELARAGKNVVRLKGGDPLIFGRANEEIAALREAGFTIEIVPGVTAACAGAAALGASLTSRETARRVQFITAHTKDGEFPEDFDWGALADKRATTAVYMGNRTLPTLSRRLLQEGMAHDTPAFVIERASTPDERIIKGTIADLPEKVAGESLVGPVMVLIGWALVEN
- a CDS encoding cytochrome c-554, with the translated sequence MKTISLLTFAASVAFAASAGQAFAGGDAAAGEKVFAKCKACHQVGEGAKNAVAPQLNGIDGRKAGSVEGYNYSEPMKASGIAWDEASFKEFIKNPKAKVPGTKMIFQGLASDGDQENVWAYIAQFGADGKKK
- a CDS encoding SulP family inorganic anion transporter, yielding MPKLLTVLREGYGLAQLRADAIAGLTVAIVALPLSMAIAIASGASPAQGLFTAIVGGFLVSALGGSRFQIGGPAGAFIVLVATTVATHGMDGLILATFLSGVIMAAIGFLRLGTFIKFIPFPVTVGFTAGIAVIIFASQIRELLGLTLPAGGEPGELLEKLPVLWSALPTLTPAAMGLSFATVAVIVGLKQVRPHWPGMLIAVVATAAVTAALGLPVTTIGSKFGGIPNVLPAPSLPDFSIEKIRAVFPAAVSFALLGSIESLLSAVVADGMTGRRHRSNCELVAEGAANIGAALFGGFCVTGTIARTATNVRAGAHGPVAGILHAVFLLLFMLLAAPLASFIPLAALAGVLAIVAWNMIERPAIAVLLRSGWGDAAVLAATFFLTIFRDLTEAITVGFALGSVLFIHRMSQATEVETHMPYVGEDAPDDEAGYDEARSADPEVVIYRITGAFFFGAAASIGSVLDRISDTHRGLIIDFSAVPFLDSTGGNVMEGLAHKTHHRGVELFISGANADIRRALLAHGVRPPQVHFAATIDDAMAQYNEIWPSHAARAGTVAEPA